From a region of the Candida albicans SC5314 chromosome 1, complete sequence genome:
- the DOA4 gene encoding ubiquitin-specific protease (Ortholog of S. cerevisiae Doa4;, a ubiquitin hydrolase involved in recycling ubiquitin from proteasome-bound ubiquitinated intermediates; oxidative stress-induced via Cap1; mutants are viable): MKNSVKETTELDNISRALVELLKKNHDSFKSLFNVQLDLLKLFDKQVNNLEATGYCDYEVAYALYMIIIQLIAVMKDKSNSKTADIYNGIQQSIRKKASNFKKVLGYFKNDDDEKDEDPLINRFKSLSGEKTHPATKIKKELIYREWITPVELERTLREKHVLLIDYRPKKDYLHNHIKFDNLINIEPRQIESLPESSTDSDLEEVLRVSLSEEEFQMFLIRNKFDLIVVYNYNYGSTSKERLYGILDLLEKENPFTSLIGILLNNKYISSRLKIAPSFLSGGILNWYHTLGADYLETSSIKNGDCLKEETRYLTSFSDYLSNSKESSPSEVTLANENNSAYIRPVQKKVEQFDSIPPKSTATVYSSPKVELPLTPTSSTPNSPAPPLQPLSSNGKSPNNVTAKDVTVSSKKSQFLESYATGLVNLGNSCYMNCVIQCLAATPQLTSFFFPTITESFSDHSYKRHINVNNKLGTKGMLTTSFVELILSMLNNNGRSFSPSKFKKIMGSLSPARQFASFDQQDCIEFLNFLLDALHEDLNQVTIADPQERKMITELTPEQEKNREILPVRLASTIEWERYLKLNFSIIVDYFQGQYLSQLKCLECGFTSTTYNAFSILSLPIPEKLNKSMKVSLDECLQEFVTTELLDDNNKWYCPNCKKFTKSTKKIAITRLPQVLIINFKRFKMTASGGFHKLETFVTYPVNEELDMTPYWPDVGSTISANNSMSIEREKEILSTFPVRSQVPPFKYKLFGVANHYGNLTTGHYTAYVHKSSDSKKARNWCYFDDSRVTFNKSPNDVLNKNAYCLFFQRI, translated from the coding sequence atgaaaaatCTGGTAAAAGAGACTACGGAACTAGATAACATTTCAAGAGCATTGGTTGAATTACTCAAAAAGAATCATGACAGTTTCAAGTCTTTGTTTAATGTTCAACTTGATCTACTAAAACtatttgataaacaagTAAACAATTTGGAGGCTACAGGGTATTGTGATTATGAGGTAGCATATGCACTATACATGATcatcattcaattgatagCCGTTATGAAGGATAAATCGAATTCCAAAACTGCCGACATATACAACGGAATACAACAATCTATTCGAAAGAAAGCAAGCAACTTTAAAAAGGTGTTAGggtatttcaaaaatgacGACGATGAAAAGGATGAAGATCCCCTTATTAATAGATTCAAGTCTTTGAGCGGAGAGAAAACACATCCAGCAACCAAGATCAAGAAAGAATTAATATACCGCGAATGGATAACACCTGTTGAACTCGAGAGGACGCTTCGCGAGAAACATGTGTTGTTAATAGACTATAGACCAAAGAAGGATTATTTACACAACCATATCaagtttgataatttgataaatatagAACCACgacaaattgaatcattacCAGAATCTTCAACAGATTCCGATTTGGAAGAAGTATTGAGAGTATCATTGTCGGAAGAAGAATTTCAGATGTTTTTAATTCGGAACaagtttgatttgattgttgtcTATAATTATAACTATGGCTCGACGTCAAAAGAGAGACTTTACGGAATACTAGATCTACTAGAAAAGGAAAACCCATTCACTTCTTTGATAGGgatattattgaataataaatacaTCAGTTCGAGATTAAAGATAGCTCCGCTGTTTCTCTCGGGTGgaattttgaattggtACCATACTCTCGGTGCAGATTATTTAGAGACTAGCTCGATCAAAAATGGAGACTGTTTAAAGGAAGAAACTAGGTACTTAACTTCATTTAGTGATTATCTTTCGAATTCAAAAGAGAGTCTGCCTTCAGAAGTCACACTTGCAAATGAGAACAACAGTGCTTATATTAGACCAGTTCAAAAGAAAGTCGAGCAATTTGATTCTATACCACCAAAAAGTACTGCTACAGTGTACTCGTCACCCAAAGTTGAGTTACCCTTAACTCCGACTTCATCCACCCCCAATTCGCCGGCGCCTCCTTTGCAACCTTTGCTGTCAAATGGGAAGCTGCCAAACAATGTTACAGCTAAAGATGTTACTGTTTCGTCGAAAAAGTCACAATTTCTCGAACTGTATGCCACTGGTTTGGTCAATTTGGGAAATTCATGTTATATGAACTGTGTTATTCAATGTTTGGCTGCGACTCCACAGCTTacttcattttttttccccaCGATAACTGAATCGTTTTCGGACCATTCATACAAACGACATATAAACGTGAACAATAAATTAGGGACAAAGGGAATGTTGACAACCagttttgttgaattgatATTGAGTATGCTTAACAACAATGGACGCTCATTCAGTCCTTCTAAGTTTAAGAAAATAATGGGTTCGTTGTCACCGGCTCGACAGTTTGCTTCCTTTGATCAACAAGACTGTATTgagtttttgaattttcttttggatGCGCTCCATGAGGATCTCAATCAAGTGACCATAGCCGACCCACAGGAAAGAAAGATGATCACTGAATTAACCCCTGAGCAGGAAAAAAATAGAGAAATATTGCCTGTCAGATTAGCTTCCACTATAGAATGGGAGAGGTACCTCAAACTAAATTTTTCTATAATTGTTGACTATTTTCAAGGGCAATATTTATCCCAATTGAAATGTTTAGAATGTGGATTTACTTCAACAACTTATAATGCGTTTTCGATACTTTCACTACCCATCCCGGAGAAACTAAACAAACTGATGAAAGTTTCTTTGGATGAATGCCTTCAAGAATTTGTGACAACAGAGTTGcttgatgataataacaaGTGGTATTGTCCCAATTGtaaaaaatttaccaaACTGACAAAGAAAATTGCAATTACTAGATTACCCCAagtattgataataaattttaagCGGTTCAAAATGACCGCCAGTGGTGGATTTCACAAATTGGAAACTTTTGTGACTTACCCTGTgaatgaagaattggacATGACTCCGTATTGGCCGGATGTTGGCTCTACCATCAGTGCCAACAATTCAATGTCTATAGAAAGGGAAAAAGAGATTTTGAGTACTTTCCCAGTTAGAAGCCAAGTACCGCCtttcaaatacaaattGTTTGGCGTGGCTAATCATTATGGTAATTTAACTACTGGACACTATACTGCTTATGTACATAAGAGTAGTGATTCAAAGAAAGCAAGAAACTGGTGTTACTTTGATGATTCTAGAGTAactttcaacaaatcaCCAAATGATGTATTGAATAAGAATGCCTATTGTTTATTCTTTCAGAGAATATAG
- a CDS encoding uncharacterized protein (Putative Rho GDP dissociation inhibitor; induced by nitric oxide independent of Yhb1p), with translation MPVETHSDFQVIKLVVNVKGKEPFDVPVKGADSITVTIPGGVKYHMTMHFQVKNKKYEDLRYIQVAKKAGITIRTRELEIGTYEPSEETVYTKDFPEDETPGSWLARGIYSCNSTYYAGDEELFSNDWNLEIVAK, from the coding sequence ATGCCAGTCGAAACCCACTCAGATTTTCAAGTTATTAAATTAGTTGTCAACGTTAAAGGAAAAGAACCTTTTGATGTTCCAGTCAAAGGTGCAGACAGCATCACTGTCACGATTCCAGGTGGTGTCAAGTATCACATGACCATGCACTTTCAAgtcaagaacaagaaatatGAAGACCTCCGTTACATTCAAGTAGCTAAGAAAGCGGGTATCACCATTAGAACCAGAGAATTAGAAATTGGTACTTATGAACCATCAGAAGAAACCGTTTACACTAAAGACTTTCCAGAAGATGAAACTCCAGGCTCTTGGTTGGCAAGAGGGATTTACTCTTGTAATTCGACATATTACGCGGGCGATGAGGAATTGTTTTCTAATGACTGGAATCTCGAAATAGTTGCAAAGTAA
- the CSK1 gene encoding mitogen-activated protein kinase (Putative mitogen-activated protein (MAP) kinase with an unknown role; null mutant produces wrinkled colonies; similar to S. cerevisiae Smk1p, which is a protein kinase required for sporulation) yields the protein MATLKNKNNHLKACSTYTDNENHFLVDSRYEIVRVLGKGSYGVVCSAIDTKSSVSAMEHKIAIKKVTKIFNKDILLIRAIRELKFMMFFRGHKNIATLLDLDVVYVKPYEGLYCFQELADLDLARVLYSNVQFSEFHIQSFMYQILCGLKYIHSADVIHRDLKPGNILVTTQGTLKICDFGLARGINPVYFRNRSAVITNYVATRWYRAPELIMSTKNYTKAVDIWAVGCILGELFGRRPLFPGKNSHEQIHELFKIIGNPPIETIKKYNWKVEGLLWVKYRPVKWKSLYPFAPLNALELLDSLLQWDYKARLEVEQILEQEFFKNLRNVHEEPSSKAIFDFSFEEKGKSIPQLKEILETEVRVFKEISKTGIE from the exons ATGGCTACactcaaaaacaaaaacaatcaCCTTAAAGCATGTTCGACATATACCGATAACGAAAATCACTTTTTAGTCGATTCGAGATACGAAATTGTGCGAGTGTTAGGAAAAGGATCATATGGAGTCGTTTGTTCAGCTATTGATACGAAAAGTTCAGTCTCAGCGATGGAGCACAAGATTGCTATAAAGAAAGTAACAAAGATTTTCAACAAAGACATCCTTCTAATCAGGGCAATACGAGAGCTTAAGTTCATGATGTTTTTCAGAGGCCACAAGAAT ATTGCAACTTTGCTTGACTTAGATGTTGTATATGTGAAACCTTATGAAGGCttgtattgttttcaaGAGCTAGCCGATTTAGATTTAGCTCGTGTTTTGTACTCAAACGTCCAATTTTCAGAATTTCACATTCAAAGCTTTATGTACCAAATTCTTTGCGGACTCAAGTACATCCATTCTGCTGATGTAATACATCGCGACCTAAAGCCAGGAAACATATTGGTCACCACTCAAGGGACTTTAAAAATATGTGATTTCGGCTTAGCACGAGGAATAAATCCTGTATATTTCAGAAACCGCTCAGCTGTCATCACAAACTACGTAGCAACACGCTGGTATAGGGCACCCGAATTAATAATGTCCACTAAAAACTACACAAAAGCAGTTGACATCTGGGCTGTGGGTTGTATTCTTGGTGAATTGTTCGGTAGAAGACCATTATTTCCTGGTAAAAATCTGCACGAGCAAATTCATGAACTATTCAAGATAATAGGCAATCCCCCAATTGAAACCATCAAAAAGTATAACTGGAAAGTGGAAGGACTACTTTGGGTAAAGTATCGACCGGTTAAATGGAAAAGCTTGTATCCATTTGCTCCCTTGAATGCATTAGAGTTGTTAGACAGCCTTCTACAATGGGATTACAAAGCAAGATTAGAAGTTGAACAAATACTAGAAcaagaatttttcaagaaCTTGCGAAACGTTCACGAAGAACCATCAAGCAAGGCAATTTTTGACTTTAGTTTTGAGGAGAAAGGGAAAAGTATTCCACAATTGAAAGAGATACTTGAAACGGAAGTAAGAGTATTCAAAGAGATTTCTAAAACGGGAATAGAGTGA
- the DUR7 gene encoding Dur7p (Putative urea transporter; fungal-specific (no human or murine homolog)), with product MAENTVHLLTQGAGYGVLVGVGAVFAGGMILTTFLLQKYLHENAYSTETFSVANRSVGTFLSASAVYSSWSWATEFLLVTSMTYNYGIQAGFYFGAGLAVQIAVMSVLGIHAKKKIPTAHTSLEAVQLRYGKAAHLLYLLLSLICNICSCSSMILACAANISIIAGNLHIVASTMLIPFGVLLYTVVGGLKATFLTDFIHTTILLIVLCYINTAVLTSEQVGGLNGLYDKIVEVSTTKYIEGNYDGAILTGKSQGSVMFGLILTICNFGLTVMDSSFWQKTFSASPRATVPAYLLTAFLIFSNVWPIGAIIGGASHFLENDPSFPTYPRKMTQEEIDSGFVLPYALKAILGNGGLGALLLIFYLAVTSTVSAQMVSVSSIVSFDIYKRYINPRAQNKSMINVSHITCVVFGLGIAGFSVMLHYVGVHMTWFGYFTPMMICPGILPLIFTVTWNRQTYWAAFISPLVGFVVGLAVWVSTAYHFYGEVTIKSTGGQLPALYGSLTSMMLPGVLSIIISLVKPEKFDWDKLKTADLLIGEEEEEGSSPNIQPKNEEGDLNKEKQAGVEVNFESVETSSLEQQQQKSSSQLTNKELDFWIKIATGAAIFVLLITWVIWPMSVYRDWIFTGTYFKGYVTVGLIWLYSTLIVIGLVPFYTGRHSAATVFRGLYNDYIKRK from the coding sequence ATGGCAGAGAACACTGTTCATTTATTAACACAGGGAGCTGGCTATGGAGTATTAGTCGGTGTTGGTGCAGTATTTGCTGGTGGAATGATTTTAACTACATTCCTATTACAAAAATACCTTCATGAAAATGCCTATAGCACGGAAACATTTTCTGTTGCTAATCGTTCAGTAGGTACTTTTCTTTCAGCATCAGCAGTATACTCAAGCTGGTCGTGGGCTACTGAGTTTTTATTGGTGACTCTGATGACTTATAACTATGGCATTCAAGCAGGATTTTATTTTGGTGCTGGATTAGCAGTGCAAATTGCTGTTATGAGTGTTCTTGGAATCCAtgccaaaaagaaaattccTACAGCTCATACTTCATTAGAAGCAGTGCAGTTAAGATATGGTAAGGCAGCACATCTACTTTATTTGCTTTTGTCTTTGATTTGTAATATTTGTTCTTGTCTGTCAATGATATTGGCATGTGCTGCAAACATTTCCATAATTGCTGGAAATCTCCATATTGTTGCATCTACGATGTTGATTCCATTTGGTGTCTTGTTGTATACTGTGGTTGGTGGGTTGAAAGCAACTTTCCTTACAGATTTTATTCACACTACAATATTGCTCATTGTTTTGTGTTATATAAATACTGCTGTTTTAACATCAGAACAAGTTGGTGGACTTAACGGATTGTATGATAAGATCGTCGAAGTGAGCACTACCAAATACATCGAAGGAAATTATGATGGAGCAATTCTCACAGGAAAGTCACAAGGGTCAGTGATGTTTGGTTTAATTTTAACTATTTGCAATTTTGGATTGACAGTTATGGATTCTTCATTTTGGCAAAAAACATTTTCAGCTAGTCCAAGAGCTACTGTTCCTGCTTATCTTTTAACGGCGTTTCTTATTTTCTCGAATGTGTGGCCTATTGGTGCTATTATTGGTGGAGCTCTGCATTTCCTAGAGAATGACCCTTCATTTCCAACGTACCCTCGAAAGATGACCCAGGAGGAAATTGACTCGGGGTTTGTTTTGCCTTATGCATTAAAAGCAATTTTGGGTAACGGTGGTCTTGGTGCTTtgcttttaattttttatttggcGGTAACGTCGACTGTCTCTGCTCAGATGGTCTCGGTATCTTCCATTGTTTCATTCGATATCTACAAGAGGTACATCAATCCTAGAGCACAAAACAAGTCCATGATCAATGTTTCACACATAACATGTGTGGTGTTTGGGTTGGGTATTGCTGGTTTTAGTGTTATGTTGCATTATGTGGGTGTACACATGACTTGGTTTGGATATTTCACGCCAATGATGATATGTCCTGGTATTCTTCCCTTGATATTTACAGTTACTTGGAATAGACAGACATATTGGGCAGCATTTATTTCTCCTCTTGTTGGGTTCGTAGTAGGTTTGGCTGTATGGGTTTCTACAGCCTATCACTTTTACGGTGAGGTCACGATTAAATCAACCGGTGGCCAATTGCCAGCATTGTATGGCTCCTTGACTAGTATGATGTTACCAGGAGTATTGAGTATTATCATATCGCTAGTTAAGCCTGAAAAGTTTGATTGGGATAAGTTGAAAACAGCTGATTTGCTAAttggagaagaagaagaagaaggtaGTAGTCCAAATATTCAACCTAAGAATGAAGAAGGTGATTTGAACAAGGAGAAACAGGCTGGTGTTGAGGTTAATTTTGAATCCGTTGAAACATCAAGTttggaacaacaacaacaaaagctGTCTTCCCAATTGACAAATAAAGAGTTGGATTTTTGGATAAAAATTGCAACTGGTGCAGCAATATTTGTATTACTCATTACTTGGGTTATTTGGCCAATGTCTGTATATCGAGATTGGATATTTACTGGGACATACTTTAAAGGTTATGTGACTGTTGGATTGATTTGGTTGTATAGCACATTGATTGTGATTGGATTGGTCCCCTTTTATACCGGAAGGCATTCAGCAGCTACAGTTTTCAGAGGTCTTTACAATGACtatattaaaagaaaatag
- a CDS encoding uncharacterized protein (Protein of unknown function; Spider biofilm induced) produces MSIRPATHAGSWYSNNPTKLKNQLDQFFAKARSLKTPLSGEDASNGIDGARILIGPHAGYTYSGERLAESFNAWDTSKVKRVFLLGPSHHVYFKNHALLSPFEYYETPFGNIPVDVSTIKELLDEQCKHGPVFKYMSEEIDEEEHSFEMHAPFIYYKGETAIHGLPKIIPILISGMDGKLQEGIVNSLLPYLDNEENHFIISSDFCHWGSRFGYTKYLSSGETTLDTLSDNITSLGSLHRPKGLQIYKSIELLDKIALQIATNGSSAAWSKYIDISGNTICGQKPILIVLKLLEKYNNNSSSRGNTFNWIGYSQSNPVQRTSESSVSYASGYVRL; encoded by the coding sequence ATGAGTATTCGTCCTGCTACCCACGCAGGTTCTTGGTATAGCAACAATCCtacaaaattaaagaacCAACTTGATCAGTTTTTTGCCAAGGCAAGATCATTGAAAACACCCCTTAGTGGCGAAGATGCCAGCAATGGCATTGATGGCGCAAGAATACTCATAGGCCCCCATGCTGGATATACCTATTCTGGTGAAAGATTGGCAGAATCTTTTAATGCTTGGGATACCTCAAAAGTCAAAAGGGTGTTTTTACTAGGCCCTTCTCATCACGTCTATTTCAAGAACCATGCATTACTCTCCCCCTTTGAATATTACGAAACACCGTTTGGCAACATTCCCGTGGATGTCTCTACCATTAAAGAATTGTTAGATGAGCAATGCAAACACGGACCTGTTTTCAAGTACATGTCTGAAGAAATCGATGAAGAAGAGCATTCTTTTGAAATGCATGCACCATTTATCTATTACAAAGGCGAAACAGCGATCCATGGCTTACCAAAAATTATTCCAATATTAATTAGTGGGATGGATGGTAAGTTACAAGAAGGTATAGTGAACTCATTGCTTCCATATTTGGACAATGAAGAGAACCATTTCATAATTAGCTCTGATTTTTGCCATTGGGGTTCAAGGTTTGGCTATACAAAATACTTGTCATCTGGAGAAACTACTTTGGATACGTTGAGTGATAATATCACATCGCTAGGTAGTTTGCACCGACCAAAAGGGTTGCAGATTtacaaatcaattgaattgcTAGATAAAATTGCCCTTCAAATTGCTACTAATGGCTCCTCTGCTGCTTGGTCTAAGTATATTGATATCTCCGGTAACACTATTTGTGGACAAAAGCCTATTCTCATTGTGCttaaattattggaaaagtacaataataattcttcacTGCGAGGAAATACATTTAATTGGATCGGCTATTCTCAAAGCAATCCAGTCCAAAGAACGAGTGAAAGCAGTGTTTCCTATGCATCTGGATATGTTAGATTATGA
- the OCA6 gene encoding protein-tyrosine-phosphatase (Putative protein phosphatase of the PTP family (tyrosine-specific), similar to S. cerevisiae Oca6p; mutant shows virulence defect) has translation MSQIVPEIYVPPLRFSMVQPSLYRGAYPREVNFKFLETLQLKTNISLTPNPITKETDPELYNFAKENQIQLIHLECAQSGKGKKRGVPLDYEIAIQGLEYIIHNQYQPVYVHCYNGGQVTSLMVACLRKLQFWSAISIFNEFINFTTNITVNDRSFVDGFHGEIHINHDDKVDWLWVGVSKHVVGHHPKFQFIDKNKSMSSI, from the coding sequence ATGTCACAAATTGTCCCTGAGATTTATGTACCGCCTCTCCGATTTAGTATGGTTCAACCCAGTCTATATCGAGGTGCATATCCACGAGAagtcaatttcaaatttcttgaaactttacaattgaaaacaaacaTATCTTTAACTCCCAACCCAATCACCAAAGAAACTGACCCGGAACTATACAATTTTGccaaagaaaatcaaattcagcTAATTCACCTAGAGTGTGCACAGTCAGGCAAAGGTAAAAAGAGAGGGGTGCCCCTAGATTACGAAATAGCTATACAAGGATTAGAATATATCATCCATAACCAATATCAACCCGTTTATGTTCATTGTTATAATGGTGGACAGGTGACGAGCTTAATGGTTGCTTGCTTGCGGAAACTACAATTCTGGTCGGCAATTTCAATCTTTAATGagtttattaattttacAACAAATATCACGGTGAATGATAGGAGTTTTGTTGATGGATTCCACGGCGAAATACACATAAATCATGACGATAAAGTCGATTGGTTATGGGTTGGTGTAAGTAAACATGTGGTGGGACACCACCCCaagtttcaatttattgacaaaaataaatctaTGAGTTCTATTTAA
- the HPC2 gene encoding Hpc2p (Ortholog(s) have DNA binding, nucleosome binding activity), protein MASGKNNISISSLLDSSSTPSSQPAGQAQKPTSSSSKSTVNNGRKPIAISEMVSKFQTSFNAGPVESEVIIIDDSQESTSSGEAESSSTQVPKPEPKPKLEPKSKPVSKRVSPPVAKSATSSKQYKTIKPNVQKGNTPPTRTAISTDQVKKFQTNFHLNPVTNQTSPSKTSITSIINIDDEPIPAPVSTPTSANNSPGNTNTNATKRKRANVKLFDPKKRQAVSSITTGETTATTKKKSPERQDRSASQVKLAQKSSSTTTGGLQKSPLLEKKADKTASGNSSSLKKQSSSLGAITDKNDSPVPVKLSAPSVIDLLNDDSEPETSQTDDKQSAQGNNNDKKIEGNKEPKQEETQISKKEEKPTPREKEKEKEKPEPPIIALNIPLLNPKDPQPGKAEVIVNVLKLAEEKYGWGIMHPKSKSAIDVMDDMIDDEDDDDNEDDDDIIEIVENQPPPSPLPSHQIQQSKSAQGANGNSGTSSNQQQKGKELTEEQLYRQHEVKMIRKVGKYDFEDPFIDDQELQMEEEISSTKEGFFVYWGPLVDDRNSNKKKKR, encoded by the coding sequence ATGGCTTCTGGTAAGAATAACATTTCCATATCATCTTTATTAGATTCAAGTTCTACGCCTTCATCACAACCTGCAGGGCAGGCACAAAAACCgacatcatcatcgtcaaaGAGTACTGTTAATAATGGTCGAAAACCAATAGCCATTCTGGAAATGGTTTccaaatttcaaacatCTTTCAATGCTGGCCCCGTAGAAAGTGAAGTGATAATAATCGATGACTCTCAAGAGTCCACGTCTTCAGGAGAGGCCGAGTCAAGTTCAACTCAAGTGCCCAAACCCgaaccaaaaccaaaactaGAACCAAAACTGAAGCCAGTTTCGAAACGTGTATCACCACCTGTTGCCAAATCAGCAACATCCtcaaaacaatacaaaacaaTCAAACCAAATGTTCAAAAGGGAAATACTCCGCCAACGAGAACAGCTATTTCAACTGACCAGgttaaaaaatttcaaaccaattttcatttaaacCCAGTCACCAATCAAACCTCACCAAGCAAAACATCAATCACAtctattatcaatattgatgatgaaccGATACCTGCACCGGTATCTACACCAACTTCAGCAAACAACAGTCCCGGGAATACCAATACGAATGCAacgaaaagaaagagagcaaatgttaaattatttgatccCAAAAAACGTCAAGCAGTATCTTCTATCACAACGGGAGAAACTACAGCaaccaccaaaaagaaaagtcCCGAGAGGCAGGATAGGTCTGCTAGTCAAGTAAAACTTGCCCAgaaatcttcttctactaCAACGGGAGGTCTACAAAAATCACCTTTGCTAGAGAAGAAGGCAGATAAAACTGCTTCGGGAAATTCATCGAGCCTAAAGAAACAGCTGTCGAGTTTAGGTGCTATAACTGATAAAAATGATTCTCCAGTTCCCGTTAAGTTGTCTGCTCCATCAGTAATAGATCTATTGAACGATGATTCCGAGCCAGAAACATCTCAAACCGATGACAAACAATCAGCGCAAGGGAATAACAACgataaaaaaatagagGGTAACAAAGAAccaaaacaagaagaaactcaaatttctaaaaaagaggaaaagCCAACTCCCAGAGAAAAGGAGAAGGAGAAGGAGAAGCCAGAACCACCAATAATTGCATTAAATATTCCATTATTGAATCCTAAAGATCCACAACCTGGTAAAGCTGAAGTAATAGTGAATGTTCTTAAACTTGCCGAAGAAAAATACGGCTGGGGGATAATGCATCCCAAATCGAAATCCGCAATTGATGTAATGGATGATatgattgatgatgaagacgaTGACGATAATGAAGACGATGATGACATTATAGAAATCGTCGAAAATCAACCACCACCTTCACCATTACCATCTCATCAAATACAACAATCAAAGCTGGCCCAAGGAGCCAATGGGAATAGTGGTACGTCGCtgaatcaacaacagaaaGGGAAAGAATTGACTGAAGAACAATTATACCGTCAACATGAAGTGAAAATGATTAGAAAAGTTGGAAAATACGATTTTGAAGACCCGTTTATTGATGatcaagaattacaaaTGGAAGAAGAGATTTCATCCACAAAAGAAGGattctttgtttattgGGGACCATTGGTAGACGATAGAAATtccaacaagaaaaagaaaaggtaG